In the genome of Bradyrhizobium sp. CIAT3101, one region contains:
- a CDS encoding DUF1501 domain-containing protein: protein MNRRELIKTFAALAPLTVAGRVWAAPATDARMLVVFLRGAYDAANVVVPVSSEFYRASRPTLAIAKPDLGNPNAALSLDADWGLHPALRDSIYPLWAKREIAFIPFAGTSDDLTRSHFETQDTIELGQSASGSRDYRSGFMSRLATELTRVKPIAFTDQLPLIFRGKSQVPNTGINNVAKPGVDDRQADLIKKMYAQSNLASSVSEGFRVRDDVYRSVSEEMNAANRGAVSPRGFELSARRIGRLMREQFNLGFVDVGGWDTHVNQGAANGYLADRLGELGRALVGFSEEVGPAAWRDTVVVIISEFGRTFRENGDRGTDHGHGSVYWVLGGGINGGRILGEQVKVEQPHLFQNRDYPVLTDYRALFADLFGHVFGLGNDSIQRIFTGVHPTNLALV from the coding sequence ATGAACCGTCGCGAGCTGATCAAGACCTTTGCCGCACTCGCGCCGCTCACGGTGGCAGGCCGCGTCTGGGCCGCGCCGGCAACCGATGCCCGTATGCTCGTGGTGTTCCTGCGCGGCGCCTATGACGCAGCGAATGTCGTGGTGCCGGTCTCCAGCGAATTCTATCGGGCATCGCGACCGACGCTCGCCATTGCCAAGCCCGATCTCGGCAATCCCAACGCCGCGCTTTCGCTCGACGCCGATTGGGGACTGCATCCGGCCCTGCGCGACAGCATCTATCCGCTCTGGGCCAAACGCGAGATCGCCTTCATTCCCTTCGCCGGCACCAGCGACGACCTGACCCGGAGCCATTTCGAGACCCAGGACACGATCGAGCTCGGCCAGTCGGCCTCCGGCTCGCGCGACTATCGTTCGGGCTTCATGAGCCGGCTCGCCACCGAGCTGACGCGGGTCAAGCCGATCGCGTTCACCGACCAGCTCCCGCTGATCTTCCGCGGCAAATCGCAGGTGCCGAACACCGGCATCAACAACGTCGCCAAACCCGGCGTCGACGACCGTCAGGCCGATCTGATCAAGAAGATGTATGCCCAGTCCAACCTGGCGTCCTCGGTGTCGGAAGGCTTTCGCGTGCGCGACGACGTCTACCGCTCGGTCTCCGAGGAGATGAATGCCGCCAATCGCGGCGCCGTCTCGCCGCGCGGCTTCGAATTGTCGGCCCGCCGTATCGGCCGATTGATGCGCGAGCAGTTCAACCTCGGCTTCGTCGACGTCGGCGGCTGGGACACCCATGTCAACCAGGGTGCCGCCAACGGCTATCTCGCCGACCGGCTCGGCGAGCTCGGGCGCGCCCTCGTCGGCTTCTCCGAGGAAGTCGGGCCGGCCGCGTGGCGCGATACGGTGGTGGTCATAATCTCGGAATTCGGCCGCACCTTCCGCGAGAACGGCGACCGCGGCACCGATCACGGCCATGGCAGCGTCTATTGGGTGCTCGGTGGCGGCATCAATGGCGGCCGCATTCTCGGCGAGCAGGTCAAGGTCGAACAGCCGCATCTGTTCCAGAACCGCGACTATCCCGTGCTGACCGATTATCGCGCGCTGTTTGCCGATCTGTTCGGCCACGTCTTCGGCCTCGGCAACGACAGCATCCAGCGCATCTTCACCGGCGTGCACCCGACGAACCTGGCATTAGTTTGA
- a CDS encoding alkaline phosphatase family protein, with product MTIEKRPRAAVAIAFASTLGLSLLAPSFARADDKDKGDIKHVLLISVDGMHEVDLQRYVSSHPSSSLARLLAHGVHFADAHTSRPSDSFPGLLAFMTGGTPKTHGVFYDDSYDRTLFAPGSNCQGSPGTETLFDESIDYDLTKLDGGGPAGSSHIDPTHLPMRLTNGKCEPVYPHQFQRLNTIMEVIHEAGRRTAWSDKHPAYEIISGPSGKGLDELYAPEINSTSVPGQPGADWTTDPSFTRTYDQLKVTAVLNWIKGFDHTGKTKTGVPAIFGMNFQAVSVGQKVTADGYLDAAATPSPQLQASLDFVDASLGQMLDALADQHLARDTLVIVGAKHGQSPIDVNKLHMLTGSTNPKLGGGARADVTDPADLLTNGGVTLAQETADDVALIWLKNQGDAEKAVAILEADRKGSNKAHIEKIYAGEDLVDRFGDPAGGRTPDIIIQPIAGTIYSKSKAKIAEHGGFAEDDTHVLLVVSNPKLAPTVVRERVANRQVAPTILKALGLEPDDLEAVRGEDHTRLLPGVRLRDRD from the coding sequence ATGACGATCGAAAAGCGGCCGCGCGCGGCCGTCGCAATCGCTTTTGCCTCGACCCTTGGTCTTTCGCTGCTGGCCCCTTCGTTCGCCCGCGCGGACGATAAGGACAAGGGCGACATCAAGCATGTGCTGCTGATCAGCGTCGACGGCATGCATGAGGTCGATCTGCAGCGCTATGTCAGCTCTCACCCCTCGTCGAGCTTGGCCAGGCTGCTCGCGCATGGCGTCCATTTCGCCGATGCGCACACCTCTCGCCCCTCGGACTCCTTCCCTGGTCTCCTTGCATTCATGACCGGAGGGACGCCGAAAACCCACGGCGTGTTCTATGACGATTCCTACGACCGCACGCTGTTCGCGCCCGGCAGCAACTGCCAGGGCAGCCCCGGAACCGAGACGCTGTTCGATGAATCGATCGACTACGACTTGACCAAGCTCGACGGCGGCGGCCCTGCCGGCTCCAGTCATATCGATCCGACGCATCTGCCGATGCGCCTGACGAACGGCAAATGCGAACCGGTCTATCCGCATCAGTTCCAGAGGCTCAACACCATCATGGAAGTGATCCACGAGGCCGGTCGGCGCACGGCCTGGTCGGACAAGCATCCCGCTTACGAGATCATCAGCGGTCCGTCCGGCAAGGGCCTCGACGAGCTCTATGCGCCCGAGATCAACTCGACCTCGGTGCCGGGTCAACCCGGCGCGGACTGGACCACCGACCCGAGCTTCACGCGCACCTACGACCAGCTCAAGGTCACGGCCGTGCTCAACTGGATCAAGGGCTTTGATCACACCGGCAAGACCAAGACCGGCGTTCCCGCGATCTTCGGCATGAACTTCCAGGCCGTCAGCGTCGGCCAGAAAGTGACCGCCGACGGATATCTTGACGCCGCGGCGACGCCGAGCCCGCAGCTCCAGGCATCGCTCGACTTCGTCGACGCCTCGCTCGGCCAGATGCTCGATGCGCTGGCGGACCAGCACCTCGCGCGCGACACCCTGGTGATCGTCGGCGCCAAGCACGGCCAGTCGCCGATCGACGTCAACAAGCTGCACATGCTGACCGGCAGCACCAATCCGAAGTTGGGCGGCGGCGCGCGCGCCGACGTGACCGATCCGGCCGATTTGTTGACCAATGGGGGCGTCACGCTGGCCCAGGAAACCGCCGACGACGTTGCGCTGATCTGGCTGAAGAACCAGGGTGATGCCGAGAAGGCCGTCGCAATCCTCGAAGCCGACCGCAAAGGCAGCAACAAGGCTCACATCGAGAAAATCTATGCCGGTGAGGATTTGGTCGATCGGTTCGGCGATCCGGCCGGCGGCCGTACGCCTGACATCATCATCCAGCCGATCGCCGGCACGATCTACAGCAAGAGCAAGGCCAAGATCGCCGAACATGGCGGTTTCGCCGAGGACGACACGCATGTCCTGCTCGTCGTCTCCAATCCAAAGCTCGCGCCCACAGTCGTTCGCGAGCGCGTCGCGAACCGGCAGGTGGCGCCCACCATCCTGAAAGCGCTCGGCCTCGAGCCGGACGATCTCGAGGCGGTGCGCGGCGAGGACCATACGCGCCTGCTGCCGGGCGTGCGGCTGCGCGACCGGGACTGA